TGAACAAACTTAAAATTGTCCGTAATCTTtgaagaaatagaaaatgaacaTACATCCTAGTGAGATAAACACATTGCTGTCTCACCTCCCAAACTCTGGATTAAGGGTTTTTGGTTTGTAGTTATCTCTgtcatccagtgtttttcttCCCAGTGAAATCTTAATGTATGGGTCACactaaaatgaaaatgcattaaaaagagCTTAGCATCAGTAGCTTCAATCAACTTTTTCACCAAATAAAATTTAAAGAGTGGTTGTCATTCAATTTAGTACTAAACCAGGGTGGTTGTTCAGTTGCAGCTTCATTAATACTCACTAGGCCATTTGTATCCTTAGGCTGCAGGTCAAGACAGCGCACCACATAAATTCTGACCAGGCACTCCTGAGGTCTGCTCTCAGGAAGCTCTTTGAACTGCCGGGGTGGAGCTGGCACCCCTGGATCATCGGAAAGTGGGTAAACCTTGAATGAGCCCTGAATATCACCAAATAGGACAGCACAATTagtaacaaaacatttcttctacaATATAATAACATTCAAAGAGGAACTGTATTCAATATCAAGGTAACAACAGATTGTAGAATCTCTGTTGACAAATTCATTTTTCAGTGGTTTGTCATTCTTCCTGAAAAATAAgctgctaaaataaaaacacataagCTGTCCAACATGGGTCTAAATATAAATGAACGGATTGCCTACATATCTATAATAAAACACAACTTTATTATACACTCAAATGTCTTTAACTTACCATTACACAATTCAAAACTTGAATCACAATGCATGTATTTGTAAATagtaaaaattaaatcaaagaaagagtttaatttattaaatttattaaattttaattcattaatttattcCTATCCCTTAATATTTGTAGGTCACTAAACTTGGTCagtctttttaaacatttttttacagcCTTTAATTATCAAATATGGATACAATACAAAAGAAGGATCCATATAATCCACATATTCAGGACAGGGTGATGGTTTTCAACTACAGACGTATACTACTGTAGCAAACCTTCACAGACATACCAATCTGCAGGCTAACTGTCCATCTACTGTGTTAATGAAATTCATACATTATCCACCAGAGGGCAGACAAGGGCTAGAAAAAGTGTCTGTGCAGCAGTGAAAGCAGAGATTTCTCATGTTACAATAGTTCAGGTATAATGGGATGCTGAGTCACACGGGCATACTTCTTCAAAATGTGGCTTTGTTACCTTGAACTCTCCCACCACAGTGGGATCATCTTCACCATCTTCGGTCTTCCCTCGCTGAAGTTTGAAAGTGCAGCAGAAATCAGTGAGTCCCTGGAACTCTGCAACTTCTTCTAGTTCACTGTTAAACACCTGCAAACCACATAACACAATGACTGACAGAAGaacacaaattacatttacatttacatttttcagggaatgattgtaaagatttacaaagaatatgtttacagcatgTACTATCTAACAAAGTACACAATGGGATACATTGGTAGCAGCAAATTACCTTTCACCATGTATTTAGcacatttaaatagctcacattactgtattgtgtgcaAAGTTAACTTAATGTAATATTATATGCAGCATTTTCTTTGTCATGTGttaatgttccaccaaaacaagttccttcatgAGCCATTGCTGCTTCCAGAGCTTAGCTTAGAGACAAtaacccagagcgttttttaTCTCCTATCCAAGAATGTacgtgtggtgtagccagaccttacccTACTAGCGTCATGGAGATAGGTTTGGTAATGCCAGACTTCATATATTGTATATCTACTGCATCATCCGCAACCCAAAACTAAATCAAACATTTTATTATGGTGAGCTTTCACCCTAACTAACTATACTTCACACCTTACTTGCAAGTTTTTACAAAAATCCCACATTCAtcttgtttttcatttgaagAACTGATTCTGCACTACtcatgtgagagaaaaaaaattcttcttTCTGTTTTGGATATAATACGACTGCAAAGTCTCATCAAAATGAACAAGAACAAGGACATTCTGGTCATCATAACCCTGTCTTTCACAGATAGCTTTCTGcaccaacacaaagaaggaATCAAAGAAAGATTAAATCAATAATTGTGTTTTTCCCAATGTGAAACAACATGTTCTTACCTGTAACGTGTCGTATCCCTTTTTCAGGTAAGGCCCACACTTCTCCTGCTCTCCAACAGAGGCATAGAACTTACTCCACCAGTCTACTGATTCCTCCTCCTACACAATAGAAAATAATGAtgaactttttatttattttatttttagatatgCTATTTATAAGTATCTGGGAAAATAGAAACATCTTACAGTCTCTGGTTGGAGCTGCAAAGTGAGACGCCAACAAAGATTCAATAAATGGAAGTAGACAGAATATATTGTCTCCCAACTTTTGTGAGTGTATCATTATGTACCTCAGCTTTCACGATGGGTCTCTCCTCAATGTCTATGACAGCATCTCCCTGGGCAGCTGCCATCATTGCCACTGCAAAGTCAATGGAAACAGGATACAATAAACCTTTACTGTATGTAGCTGACTGTGTATCTGCTTAAgtccatgcatgtgtgtatatacctCTAGCAGACAAGCATTCCTCACTGTTAATGCAATAAGGATCACAGCGGAACTTCTCCAGGCAGTCAATGGTGCACTGACCCACCACGGGTTTCCTACCAAATGGCCGGTGGTCGATTACCTTAAGCACAATTGGAGGGGTGTACATCTCCTCTTTGGGAAGAAGCTAAGGTAGGAAAACAACAGAACAGGCCTGTAAGAAAATATAGAAAGTATACACATTAAACAATATTTATAGAAAGTCTGATGGTTGTACCACTTTGAGCAGCATCACAGATCCAGGGAAGTTGGGGTTCTTCTTGAAGTTCTTGACAATGGCAGTTTGAGCAATCACACCACCACACTCCACTATCAAACTGGGGGAAGAAACTGTGGCCAACTGGTAGGTCTTCATGTTCCTTAAGCCCCAAGTCAACACCTGGGatcaaataaacacattaacacatttatGAAACTAGTCTGGGCAGATCATGGGTCTAGCATGATAAAAGNNNNNNNNNNGGAGAAAGTGAACTACATAAAACCACAACAGAAGTCTTAGAGTTGGTCTGATTTTGTCTGATCATGTAATGTTTGTGAAGTTAATTTATAGGGGCTGGGTGGGCTGGAGCCATGATTTTGTACCTCAATTGCAGTGAGCTGCACTACAGGCCTGATTCCCTGGGGAACCATGTAGAGCTTCTCCCCCCGGCGAGGAGGCAACAGGGGCAGATCTCCGTCATTCACCTGGCGAAGTACAGTATCACGTACTGAGTACAGTTTCatacagttacatttacagtatgtttattcTCATCAGTGTATTCTTTACCTTGTTCTTCAGTAGGAGCTCGGCAGCCAGCAGTACCTCCCCAGCACTGCTACCTTTGTTGGTGACAGGGAACCACAGCAGCTTCGGGCTGCCAGCCACACTGGGGTTAAGATTCACTACTGGAGGGCATGTACAGCGACCCATGGGTTCATCTTTACCCTTGTAAGTAAAACACAGCAGCACATAAACAGTTATGAAAGCCTGATCCACCTCCATGAACCCAATTTGAATTGTGATTTGCTTTGGAAGATGAAATATTCAACATACTACTTTATCGCTGTCGCACAGCTCCAACACCACATCAGGAGGGTTACGGAAAATAGTTTGTGGGTCTCCGTAGATTTCAATGTCCTCAAAGATGAGAGTCTGATCCCAGGTGGGATTCAGTGTGGACCTTATGACTTCTGTGGTCTTACTCACATGTAAGAATGACACATGGGCGTAGGGATCTGACGAGGACCAGGAGTATTATTTTGATGGAAATGAGAGACAGAAGTGTTACTTTTGCCAAATTGTACATCCTGACtagattttatttattcctCTTGCTCAGTGTTGTACTTTGTCTGGTTATTCTGATCCACAAgttgtttgctttattttttacctgAGAAGCTGTCTTTGTCCATGGCACAGAGATTCCTTGCCTGATACACGTACACTCTAAGATGGTAACGGTAAGACCCTGAAGAGAGATAGCATCAGCATGTTTAACTgtattttacagattttactGAGTTCTTGATTCAATGTTATCTTGCATCAGGAAGTTTGAAGTCAGCATGACTGACCAGGCATTAACTTTATCTGACCCAACTACTTACGGCTAAAGTGGCAGGAAACAGTGGGTGTGTTGGCACCAAATAGTTTGGCTGCATCCGTTTTACTGGCCTTTTCGTCAACATCAACCCCCTGTTAACAAAACAATGGATAAGGTGCTGAAAAGAACACTTAACAGCAAACATTTAAGAAGAAATTGGAAAAACGGAAGAATAGAATGCAGCACTAAAATAAACTTCCTGAATGATTTGCCAACATCTGACAGGAACAGGCACATGCAGAGGAATAATGAGAAGATATGACTCAGACGGTATAAAGTAAGTGTCGTTACCATGACAACTGTTAGGGGAAATGTAAGAATACAACACATTTTAGTAATGATTCTCAGCGGATTTAAGTAAGACTCACTAATGCCCCTTCCAGTCTGAAGATGGCAGAGGACCCAATGCAGTCAGATGGGACCATCTTTCTTCTCCAGCGGCGGCGGCGGAACGTGTCAGAGGTGCGCTCCTTCCTATGGAACTTCCAGCCAATCAGGGAAGAGTATTCCCAGCCTTCCCCTGGTTCTCGCCTCTGTGGAAGAGACAAGGATACCAGAAGAATGAGAAAATGCATAACATCTCTCAAATCTACTTTTTCTTATCTACCTCTACCTCTTCCTCACCTCAGTAACAGCCATTTTATCAGATATCTTCCTCCGTGGTCTAATGAGTCTCTTCCTGCGATGGACATGGTACATTTTCTCAGTTGCAACCCAGGATTTGGGCTTATCATCGGGAGGAACGGTAACTCCGTATTCCCAACCTAGTGCCaaaggaaacacacagacatactcACAGACCAAGTTAGACTTGCAGTTTTTTCAAATACGAAAACAAGATTTTGATCCCATATTTTTGTCTTAGAATTCATGTTACCTCTTTCATCTACAGCCTTGTTGCTATCAAAGCTCCAGTCATCCTCCCAGCTCCATCCAGGTGGACACTCAAACTCTCCTGGGCTTTGAACCTTTTCTCCATTCTGGACAACACAGACCCtctgtcatttatttatgtgaTGTATAggtatttttaaacacaaaataattaataactgCATTTTTATAGTAATTTAAGCAACTATACGTGTAAATACATACACGTACTGAGTGATTGCCGCTTCACAAATGCTAGGCCTGAAATTCAATATTCATTTTATATATTCAATATTCTTCCAGCTTTGTTTTGCTCTTTATGTACAtatgtgttatttgtttctgtatttaatgtttgtttgtttgtttgtttaaattattgtttttatgtatgcaccatcaACCAAAGCACTAAATACCTGGCATTAAATCTATTTCTAATTATGATTCTGATATTAACTCCTGAGGAAAATATCTGGTTCttaagctgctaaatgctcctctatgttcaccagctagttactaattgtatttgtttgacTTGTTGCTGGAATGTCTAGAGTGAAAGTGATGGTCCATGGCAATGAAACCAAAACAAGCAAGCTGGAAATCAACATGAATAGAAAGGCTTTTGTCCTGTTTTCTTCACCCACCTTTTTCTCAAAACTTaaatgagtgtatgtgtgtgtatgagagcaGTAGGTTGTACCACGTCTGTGTAGGGTTCTGCAGCGGGCTTCCACTCTCCACCAGGGAAACGTGTTTCATTCTGAAAAACTTCATCTGTGAACTCTGTGTGGCCCGCATCTGCTTCTGTCAATAGGCTGTAGAAAACACCACCAAAGCACGTTGGTTGATGAGAAGCTTTGTGACTCAGACATTAGCAATGTAGGACCATGATAAACTGAGCGGAACAGCTCAGGAAGACGGGCTTCAGAGAGCTAACATTGTTTACATGAGCCTTGATGGGAGAATGTAAGCAAAGAAGTAGGAGGCacaaagggagggagggggaccTCCTTAAACGAAAAAACTGGTTGATGCCGAAATTCCTTTTCATTTCCTGGGATTGTGTTCACGATGTGGCTGGTACAAGCATTGATTTCTGACTTCTGCCAATTACTAGAGCATAGAACTGAAATATGAACAGGATTCTTGAACGTGTTACATAAACTGCACATTGATAACAGGATGTTTGTACTTGAGAAGCAATGAAACACAGAagactgtgtgagtgtgtgtgcctctGCATGGTAAAGTGAGtttcttaaaggaacacgcctccttattgggactttagcttattcaccgttacCCCCAGTTAGACAAGTCGATACACAAAGGAACTTCcctgctgtgggatgaataaagtatcatctaatctaatctaatgccTTCTCATctccagcattagcttagcctagcacagATGCTGCATGTAACCggctccaactagcctactgctcccaataagtaaCAAAAAAAGACCAACATGTTCCTGTTtatatgttgtgatttgtatagtcacagtgtgtacaaataacaaggtcacatcagacacagccatcttctaacggcatactaactgggaactatattctcagcaAGGCAAAGCACTGgtacttctgctacttgggcggagtgatttgctcGCAGCACCAGAGAAGCCCGGTCACGGAGCAGAGAGTTTGCCTGGAGTTTGCTTAGAGTTGGAGTAATAGAGTCAACAAGTGCAAGATACTAAAAGCATAGTTTACAATCATGGGTGTTTGCTGCGACAATTAACAGGGGAGACCAGGTAATACCATGTTGTTTCATAAAATTCCAACCAAAACGCTGACCGCTGAATCTATGGAGACTCTGGATATCCAATACACCAGCAGCCACCTTCAGGAACCATCGTGTTTGCTCTCCCCTTGATCTCAGTCTGTTCGGCATTTTGTCTATCAGCTTCCAAAATGTATAACTCCTCGTCTGTGTATTCTggctcaaaaatatattttctaaatCTTGGTTTGATACCAAGTAAAAATCCTCTGACAATTCCTCAAAGTCAGCCATGATCACCAGTCTTGTtcgctactagctagctattcACATTGGTTTTGTTGACAGAAGTAACTGTACTTTTTGGTGTTGCGTTAATcactatttctttaactgtctatgcaaTCACTCCGCACTCACTAATGCTGGAGATGAGAGGGTATGTATCGACTTATCTAACTGGAGGTAACGGTGAAAaagctaaagtcccaacaagtcggcgtgttcctttaacccttgtgttgtcttcctgtcaaactTTAAACTTACCTTCGCTCAGGGTCAATAAACCAGTCTTGCTCCCAATCCCACCCACGGGGTGGCAGAAAGCGTTCCCGTTTCAGTTTCACCTTTCCAGTCACATCTGAGAATTTATGGCGACCAACCAGACCGGTAGTTCCCCACTTCCCTAAAACATTGGCCTGGTTCTCATACTGCGGAATGAAAGTGATAccaaaaatgttattaaattaaatatatgtataattaaCAAAGGGATTTTTTGTGTAGTTACTGTACCATTTCAGCATACACACTGAAGTTTCCCTCTGAGAAGCTGTTGAACTTGTTGTCATTGGCAGAGAGACCGAGCCACATGTTGATCCGCAGCTGAACAGGGACTTTCAAACCTTTGTTTTTGTCCATGGGGTACTGCCAAACAAAATTTATGAGTATGAACTCTTTCTACAGTTGACAGTGAAATATATAATTACACATATATAAATGTGTTGCTGTATGTTGGCTAGTTTTATACCTGCATGAAAATGGTTTGGGTCCGTCCACAGTGTTTGCCACGTGCCTCTTCGCTGAAGTTCGAGTACAGAATCTCGTTTGCTGGGACTCGAGCATAAGCAACCCGCTTCTCTCCTCTTAACATCCAGATGATCACATCTGGCATGCTGTTCTGAGGCTGATGGAGACACAACATAATGTAACATTTCAGTTACATGTTACATTCTTATTGACATCTTTATGAGCTACATAACATCATATTTTCCCTGACCTCTTCTGCCAGCTGCTGGATTCTGTCCAACCAGTCCTCAATGTCACCAACAGTAGCCTTGACATCTGTGGCCTCCTCTCTCATGTGATCGGCCATCTCTCTGATACTGACCACAGCAGCATCCCGCAGCTTTTTCAACTGGAGATCCAGTTCAGTCACATTGGGCAGACCCTCCAGCACTGGAAGCTGGAAACTGTCAAAACCTTGTTAGTGAGAGTAATGTGGGATTGGAAAATCAATGTAAAACAGGAACATGACTCAAGCCAAACAACCACCTACAAGTGTATTTGACCTAAAAGCAATAACCACACTACAGTTTTCCTAATGATATGTTGCTCATTGCAttactgatatatatatatatatatatatatatatatatatatatatatatatatatatatatatatatatatatatatatattataaaaccCACAGGTCCAGTGTAGGATTTGTCTGGTCCTGTCTCACCTGTTCAGATCCTCAAGCATGTGGTTGATGAGTTGGATCCAAATATCTTTAAGATGTTCCTCCTTGGCTAATATGGCTGTTTTTAAAGAGGTGAGATGGGACTcctaaaataaatcacaaagaGAAATTAAAGTATATTATTGAGCAGTAAAACCTGTCAAATATATATTGCATAATATGTGCCACTGTGACTTATTCTCACCAGTCTGTCAGCGATGAAGAGAAGAATGTTGACAGAGTCCAGTCGGTGGCTGATGTCTTCCCAGAATGATGTGAGAATCACTACAGGCTTAGTGTCAGCCCAGGGCAGGTAATAGTAGTGATTACCTGTGgcatagaaaataaatacaccCAGTCATTTTAAACACAAGTTGTGGAGTTTACTAACATTTGGTGTTCATGTTGTTGATGATACTTATTCTAGTTTCATGAGCCCTTAAACACAGACTTACAGCATGgttaaaagtttaaataaagaaCTGTCCAATGTCCACTGTTAAATCAAAGTTAcaattatatatactgtgtagtCCATTGATAATTGctatttatttgcttttttatttttaataaagaataaattCAACAAGGTTGGAATACTATGTAATGCATGTGGAGCTCCTTCATGCTCCTGAACAGAAACCCTCCAGaatataaaatgaaatgcattttaGAGTAATTTTTTGAATTCTTGCAGACTTCTTCTTTTCATACCATCAAAGACAGCAAAGCTGTACTGGGTGGTGGATGACAAGGGCTTGCAGGTGGAGTCCAGCTTGTTACCGTAGTTACCAATGCTGACCTCGAACTGGATTGGCTCGCCCGGCTCTTGGAGCATGCACGCACTGTGGAACACAGCGCACAGAGAGTACTTCCTCCTCCGCTGGTATTTCTGCAATCAAGCAAACAGGATGTGGTAGTGTTGGACTTCAGGGCGGGTTTCGTTTTTCCCAATCAGAAACGTCTTTTGCTCAACACTGTGTGTGAgctactgatattttctgtaTCAGAGGTCTTAAGACccatataacaataatattggaAGAAAGCAATTAAGTAATAATGACACCTTGCAGATTCAACACCTTAGGCCAAGTATAAGTAGACAGCAGTAATCACAGTATGTCAGAGTTATAGTACACAGTGTATACCTGTGCCACCAGTATGTCATCACTTGGGATGTCATCCACATTTTTATCAACCTTTCCATCCAGCTGAGTGGACAGCTCAACAAGGACCCTCCCCCTGTAGGCGACCGCTTCACCCTGCGACaaatcaaaatgcaaaaacCTCATGTACGCATTGTCATGCCGGTGAAATATTGCGTGTCAAGCACTGAACCCTTTGAACTGAGCTGATTGGGTAGTCCTACCTTTCCAAAGTTGAGTTCCTCGTATGGGTCGGGAAGCCCAGTAAATTCTCTTGGGCTACCGTACAGGTTGACATAGCTCGGCCCAAAAGCCGGGAGAAAACCAATCTCTGATGCTGCTGTGCTCACTGTAACATAcagacactttaaaaacaacaacaacacctaGACAGTTTCAAGGCTTATAAAGCATTATGGTGTATGACAATAGATACACAAACAGATGCTGAGGGTTAAACAATCAGCGACCAAGCAACATGTTAAAACATGCAGATGACCATTTCATACGTACAGTCAGACAGTTTGTTGGAATCAGCCCGTGAGTCTGTTTCCAGTTGGGGAGAAAACATACATATTAAATgtcatattgcaatatgaaattataaaacactgacaacaaatattacaaaaatacagATTACGTGATTACCTTCAATCTCTCCACCTGAGGAAGACATTTTgctgagattaaaaaaaaatgttcctaTGGCATCATCCTTGGATAGACGATCCCTGCCAAGAGTAAACTGGCACGTCAAATATAGGTTGTGATATTATTGTCACTTGTGCAGTTGTGTATAAATTAACTTTAGCTCTTACCAGTCATACATAGTCAACTTGATGCGTTCACACATGGATGGAAACTATAGAGGCAACAGAGGCATGTGTTGATTGGTGCTGAAGGGTAAAGTGTTTCAGAAATTTGAATCAAGCCTAACTTCTTACCTTGACTTGGAGATTGATGAGTTGATTCCACTCTgggtttgcatttttttcaatgattttggTGCGCAGCTAAAAGAAAATTCCATTGGATATAAATAATATTCACACAgtaagaacaacaaaaaacatatacatatttttatgtaaCACAAATTACCTTCTTGCCAGCAAAGTTGACTTCCACATATGGATCCACCAAGTTTTTCCTGTCTCCCTCCCCTCCGAAGACTTGTTTTACCGTCTGCATAAAGGCATCATCCACTACAATGTAAAGTAGGTTATAAATAGAAGTTTTTCAAGGTGATTTGATGGCATTAAGCTACAATTGTGGTAGGGATTCACTTACTCTGTGGCATGTCCTCAGCACGGTAGACTTTGAGGCTTAGTGTGGCCCATCGCATTGTCACACCCGCTGGCACCAAAAGATTGCTCTCTATGTCATCCTGCTCCTCACTTATATCTCTCCTCTCAGTCTGGACAGAGGcaagaagaggagatgagagttTGTCATGGTCTTTTGATGATCTGTACTCTACTCTATGTCTAGTAGGAAGAAACTTGATGGTGACAAACAAGAAGGTAAGAAGGTACACGCACAGGCGGCTCATCTCCAGTGCCCACAACAGTAATGCTGACTTTCAGGTAACCTCTGGCCCCCGAACTAGAGTCATCAGGATCACTGAGGAGTAGCCACTTCCTCATTATGGCATGACCTGGACAATATCCAACATGTTCAAACACCTACAATATTCTTATATACAAACACATCTTAATTTTTCAGAATATCCATTTTACATGGAAATACTGACCTGATTCATCATAGATGTAGCCAACATCCAGCTGGgtaaacaagaaagaaaacaaaaaaatttgaCTTATCACAAAATTAAAGTCCCTGCTAGTGAGGGATCAAACTTGAGACAAGCAGAGACAAGGACGTAAAAGCACTTAAATTGGCAAACCTTGAACTCTCCTATTAGACTGTCAGatctgagagagaaagagtcaTAAACCTGGgaataaaaacagcaatttcAGATTCAGAAAGACTTTTCCAGATTTTAAAACCACATAATggacagttttttatttttgaaaaagaaaattgcattAAAAGGGAGTTATCTACGCACCCGAAGACTAATGCTCTCATCAAACAGTTCTGAGGGGAGCATGTTAACATTGTAGAAGAACATCTGAGTGACAGAAACAAGTCATAAATCAATGagtattattatttacaattagtaacacagacacactttgtTATCAGGGATTGTGACAAACATTACTGTATATGACTTACAATTTATTAAGCTGAAATTCTTATGCTTTGGCAAAAACTTAGAAAAAGGACAATGCGTATGAGAGGAGTTAGAAACGAGGAAAAGCCGAAGGCACTGCCTTTCGGGTCCACTG
This window of the Etheostoma spectabile isolate EspeVRDwgs_2016 chromosome 17, UIUC_Espe_1.0, whole genome shotgun sequence genome carries:
- the myofl gene encoding myoferlin isoform X3, which codes for MLRIIVESASGIPKRKIGIPDPIAAVVFRGEKKKTKAVDNELNPVWDEVLEFDLKGSSLDASSFVNVVVKDYETIGKDKFIGSAKIFLRDLASGQLRTFPFKNVPLVNEKQQAIGATINLVIGYEPPANTSSNLNDQPEGDTNVDAGDEGDEGDEGDEGEADVEGEGPRGSPGDPTSPNQPGKPSHKPLRLSRKRHRTLANKPQDFQIRIRVIEGRQLPGNNIKPVVKVNVCGQTHRTRIRRGNNPFFDEMFFYNVNMLPSELFDESISLRVYDSFSLRSDSLIGEFKLDVGYIYDESGHAIMRKWLLLSDPDDSSSGARGYLKVSITVVGTGDEPPTERRDISEEQDDIESNLLVPAGVTMRWATLSLKVYRAEDMPQMDDAFMQTVKQVFGGEGDRKNLVDPYVEVNFAGKKLRTKIIEKNANPEWNQLINLQVKFPSMCERIKLTMYDWDRLSKDDAIGTFFFNLSKMSSSGGEIEVSTAASEIGFLPAFGPSYVNLYGSPREFTGLPDPYEELNFGKGEAVAYRGRVLVELSTQLDGKVDKNVDDIPSDDILVAQKYQRRRKYSLCAVFHSACMLQEPGEPIQFEVSIGNYGNKLDSTCKPLSSTTQYSFAVFDGNHYYYLPWADTKPVVILTSFWEDISHRLDSVNILLFIADRLESHLTSLKTAILAKEEHLKDIWIQLINHMLEDLNSFQLPVLEGLPNVTELDLQLKKLRDAAVVSIREMADHMREEATDVKATVGDIEDWLDRIQQLAEEPQNSMPDVIIWMLRGEKRVAYARVPANEILYSNFSEEARGKHCGRTQTIFMQYPMDKNKGLKVPVQLRINMWLGLSANDNKFNSFSEGNFSVYAEMYENQANVLGKWGTTGLVGRHKFSDVTGKVKLKRERFLPPRGWDWEQDWFIDPERSLLTEADAGHTEFTDEVFQNETRFPGGEWKPAAEPYTDVNGEKVQSPGEFECPPGWSWEDDWSFDSNKAVDERGWEYGVTVPPDDKPKSWVATEKMYHVHRRKRLIRPRRKISDKMAVTERREPGEGWEYSSLIGWKFHRKERTSDTFRRRRWRRKMVPSDCIGSSAIFRLEGALGVDVDEKASKTDAAKLFGANTPTVSCHFSRSYRYHLRVYVYQARNLCAMDKDSFSDPYAHVSFLHVSKTTEVIRSTLNPTWDQTLIFEDIEIYGDPQTIFRNPPDVVLELCDSDKVGKDEPMGRCTCPPVVNLNPSVAGSPKLLWFPVTNKGSSAGEVLLAAELLLKNKVNDGDLPLLPPRRGEKLYMVPQGIRPVVQLTAIEVLTWGLRNMKTYQLATVSSPSLIVECGGVIAQTAIVKNFKKNPNFPGSVMLLKVLLPKEEMYTPPIVLKVIDHRPFGRKPVVGQCTIDCLEKFRCDPYCINSEECLSARVAMMAAAQGDAVIDIEERPIVKAELQPETEEESVDWWSKFYASVGEQEKCGPYLKKGYDTLQVFNSELEEVAEFQGLTDFCCTFKLQRGKTEDGEDDPTVVGEFKGSFKVYPLSDDPGVPAPPRQFKELPESRPQECLVRIYVVRCLDLQPKDTNGLCDPYIKISLGRKTLDDRDNYKPKTLNPEFGRMFELSCFLPQDKDLKIAVYDFDLLSRDEKVGETVIDLENRLLSRFRSCCGLPQTYCVSGINQWRDQLKPSQILQNEARVRGAPPPRIEGDGSSLSFKGKQYNLQDFEANTVIHPHLGPARERLALHVLRTQGLVPEHVETRTLCSSHQPNLSQGHIQMWVDVFPKNLGLPGPPCDITPRKAKKYVLRAIIWNTTDVTLDETSITGENMSDIYVKGWMPGMEDNKQKTDVHYRSLDGDGNFNWRFIFGFDYLPAEQLCLVSRKEHFWNLDKTEFRIPPKLIIQIWDNDKFSMDDYLGSVELDLLNLISPAKSPEKCSLKMLPGMAGSVPSKRPLPNSLFSQKSVRGWWPCAIEQDGKHVLGGKVEMTLEIVDQKELEERPAGKGRDEPNMNPKLDPPNRPDTSFFWFINPCKTMKFIVWRRFKWIFLAAIFLLLVILFLGIMFYSLPNYISMKIVKPFS